Proteins encoded in a region of the Streptomyces sp. NBC_00258 genome:
- a CDS encoding acyl-CoA mutase large subunit family protein → MARESESGLPIEPVYGPDALEGWDPGERLGEPGGYPFTRGVYPSMYTGRPWTMRQYAGFGTAVESNARYRQLIAHGTAGLSVAFDLPTQMGHDSDAPIASGEVGKVGVAVDSVEDMRVLFDGIALDRVSTSMTINAPAALLLLMYQLVGEEQGVPAGRLTGTVQNDVLKEYIARGTYIFPPKPSLRLIADIFRYCRAEIPRWNTISISGYHMAEAGASPVQEVAFTLADGIEYVRTAVAAGMDVDDFAPRLSFFFVARTTLLEEVAKFRAARRIWARVMREEFGAQSPKSLMLRFHTQTAGVQLTAQQPEVNLVRVAVQGLAAVLGGTQSLHTNSFDEAIALPTDKSARLALRTQQVLAHETDVTATVDPFAGSYVIERMTDDVEAAALDLMGRVEELGGAVEAIEQGFQKGEIERNAYRIAQETDSGERVVVGVNRYQLDVEEPYEPLRVDPAIEAQQAERLARLRAERDQPAVDAALAALKKAAEGQDNVLYPMKDALRARATVGEVCNALREVWGTYVPSDAF, encoded by the coding sequence ATGGCGCGTGAGTCGGAGTCCGGGCTGCCCATCGAGCCGGTGTACGGGCCGGATGCCCTGGAGGGCTGGGATCCGGGGGAGAGGCTGGGCGAACCGGGTGGGTATCCCTTCACGCGGGGTGTCTATCCGTCGATGTACACCGGTCGGCCGTGGACCATGCGGCAGTACGCCGGGTTCGGTACGGCCGTCGAGTCCAATGCCCGTTACCGGCAGCTGATCGCGCACGGCACGGCGGGTCTGTCGGTGGCTTTCGACCTGCCCACGCAGATGGGCCATGACTCGGATGCCCCGATCGCGTCGGGTGAGGTCGGCAAGGTGGGGGTGGCGGTCGACTCGGTCGAGGACATGCGGGTGCTGTTCGACGGGATTGCGCTGGACCGGGTGTCGACGTCGATGACGATCAACGCGCCCGCCGCGCTGCTTTTGTTGATGTACCAGCTGGTCGGTGAGGAGCAGGGTGTGCCGGCCGGCCGGCTGACCGGCACGGTCCAGAACGATGTGCTGAAGGAGTACATCGCGCGCGGTACGTACATTTTCCCGCCGAAGCCGTCGTTGCGGCTGATCGCGGACATCTTCCGGTACTGCCGGGCCGAGATCCCGCGGTGGAACACCATCTCGATCTCCGGTTACCACATGGCGGAGGCGGGTGCCTCGCCCGTGCAGGAGGTCGCGTTCACTCTGGCCGACGGTATCGAGTACGTGCGTACGGCGGTGGCGGCCGGGATGGACGTGGACGATTTCGCGCCCCGGCTGTCGTTCTTCTTCGTGGCCCGTACGACGCTGCTGGAGGAGGTCGCCAAGTTCCGGGCGGCGCGCCGGATCTGGGCGCGGGTGATGCGTGAGGAGTTCGGGGCGCAGAGTCCCAAGTCGCTGATGCTGCGCTTCCATACGCAGACGGCCGGGGTGCAGCTGACGGCGCAGCAGCCGGAGGTGAACCTGGTGAGGGTGGCGGTGCAGGGTCTGGCCGCGGTTTTGGGCGGTACCCAGTCGCTGCACACGAACTCCTTCGATGAGGCGATCGCGCTGCCGACGGACAAGAGCGCGCGTCTGGCGTTGCGCACTCAGCAGGTCCTCGCCCATGAGACGGACGTGACCGCGACGGTCGATCCGTTCGCGGGCTCGTATGTGATCGAGAGGATGACCGACGACGTCGAGGCGGCCGCGCTCGACCTGATGGGCCGGGTCGAGGAGCTGGGGGGTGCGGTCGAGGCCATCGAGCAGGGTTTCCAGAAGGGGGAGATCGAGCGCAACGCGTATCGGATCGCCCAGGAGACCGATTCGGGTGAGCGGGTCGTGGTCGGTGTCAACCGGTACCAGCTCGACGTCGAGGAGCCGTACGAGCCGTTGCGGGTGGATCCGGCGATCGAGGCCCAGCAGGCCGAACGGCTGGCCAGGCTGCGTGCCGAGCGTGATCAGCCGGCGGTGGACGCGGCCCTGGCCGCCCTGAAGAAGGCCGCCGAGGGCCAGGACAACGTCCTGTATCCGATGAAGGACGCGCTGCGGGCCCGGGCGACGGTCGGCGAGGTGTGCAACGCCCTGCGCGAGGTGTGGGGGACCTACGTGCCGAGCGACGCGTTCTGA
- a CDS encoding L,D-transpeptidase family protein — MRIPVMWRTGAVATTMAALVAVSGCTVQTVGTPAEGTSGGQTPAGKTPAGKTPAGTSPTPGASPDDAKPSKPKPAAPPTPAPRTLWSKGDQGRDVRELQARLRQVLWLFEGPTGTYDGSTVTAVKGFQGKRGLPKTGKTDTVTWQRLLKMTREPGKWELYASGGQPAATPDPRCMTGRVLCVSKTSRTLRWMIDGRTVSTMDVRFGSQYTPTREGVFNVYFKSRHHVSTIYDSPMPYAMFFSGGQAVHYSSDFAATGYYGASHGCVNVRDEGKIAALFSQVRNGDKVVVYW; from the coding sequence ATGCGTATACCGGTCATGTGGCGAACAGGCGCGGTGGCGACGACGATGGCGGCGCTCGTCGCGGTGAGCGGATGCACCGTCCAGACCGTTGGCACGCCCGCCGAAGGGACGTCCGGCGGACAGACCCCCGCCGGGAAGACACCGGCCGGGAAGACACCGGCCGGTACGTCTCCCACACCCGGCGCTTCCCCGGACGACGCCAAGCCCTCGAAGCCGAAGCCCGCCGCGCCGCCGACGCCCGCCCCCAGGACCCTGTGGTCGAAGGGCGATCAGGGCAGGGACGTACGGGAACTGCAGGCCCGGCTGCGTCAGGTCCTCTGGCTCTTCGAGGGTCCGACAGGGACGTACGACGGCTCGACGGTCACCGCGGTGAAGGGCTTCCAGGGCAAGCGGGGCCTGCCGAAGACCGGGAAGACGGACACCGTGACATGGCAGCGGCTGCTGAAGATGACGCGCGAGCCCGGCAAGTGGGAGCTGTACGCGTCGGGCGGTCAGCCGGCCGCGACGCCCGACCCGCGCTGTATGACGGGCCGGGTGCTGTGCGTCAGCAAGACGAGCCGCACCCTGCGCTGGATGATCGACGGCCGCACGGTCTCGACGATGGACGTGCGCTTCGGCTCGCAGTACACGCCGACCCGGGAAGGTGTCTTCAACGTCTACTTCAAGTCGCGCCACCATGTGTCGACGATCTACGACTCACCCATGCCGTACGCGATGTTCTTCAGCGGTGGACAGGCGGTCCACTACTCCTCGGACTTCGCGGCGACGGGCTACTACGGAGCCTCGCACGGCTGCGTGAACGTACGGGACGAAGGGAAGATCGCGGCGCTGTTCTCCCAGGTGAGGAACGGCGACAAGGTCGTCGTCTACTGGTGA
- a CDS encoding RNA polymerase sigma factor, translated as MLGDDAELTAAVLAAQDGDETAFRTVYRAVHPRLLGYVRTLVGDPDAEDVTSEAWLQIARDLERFSGDADRFRGWAARIARNRALDHIRMRGRRPAIGGDETELTGRAAESDTAGEAIEALATGSALSLIAQLPQDQAEAVVLRVVVGLDAKTAAETLGKRPGAVRTAAHRGLKRLAELIGADPESAGSLSSVPPQRPPHAEPRTRAVTSAGVTHTRSRTQKDM; from the coding sequence GTGCTGGGGGACGACGCGGAGCTGACCGCCGCGGTGCTTGCGGCACAGGACGGAGACGAGACCGCGTTCCGGACTGTGTACCGAGCCGTGCATCCACGGCTCCTGGGGTACGTACGGACGCTGGTCGGTGACCCGGACGCGGAGGACGTCACGTCCGAGGCCTGGCTGCAGATCGCCCGTGACCTCGAACGGTTCAGTGGCGACGCCGACCGCTTCCGCGGCTGGGCGGCCCGGATCGCCCGCAACCGCGCCCTCGACCACATACGCATGCGAGGCCGCCGCCCCGCGATAGGCGGCGACGAGACCGAGCTCACCGGCAGGGCGGCCGAGTCCGACACCGCCGGTGAGGCCATCGAGGCCCTCGCCACCGGCAGCGCGCTCTCCCTCATAGCCCAGCTCCCGCAGGACCAGGCCGAGGCCGTCGTGCTGCGCGTCGTCGTCGGTCTCGACGCGAAGACCGCCGCCGAGACCCTGGGCAAACGGCCCGGCGCCGTCCGCACGGCCGCGCACCGCGGTCTGAAGCGGCTCGCGGAGCTGATCGGCGCGGATCCGGAATCGGCCGGATCCCTGAGTTCCGTACCCCCACAAAGACCCCCACACGCAGAACCGCGTACCCGCGCGGTGACGTCCGCCGGTGTGACGCATACGCGTTCGCGGACGCAGAAGGACATGTGA
- a CDS encoding RNA polymerase sigma factor, translating into MGQGGEPHRGRTSDGELGTAVERAQEGDEAAFAVAYRIVQPGLLGYLRGLVGDEAEDVASDAWLEIARDLGRFRGDGAGFRGWTATIARHRALDHLRRLKVRPRASALEHDMLDLPGPHSTHDQALESLSTEYALELVSSLPRDQAEAVLLRVVVGLDGPAAARVLGKRPGAVRTAAHRGLKRLASRLGAEGVTDDGPSTLGESR; encoded by the coding sequence TTGGGCCAGGGAGGGGAACCCCACCGCGGGCGGACGTCCGACGGTGAGCTGGGCACGGCCGTCGAACGGGCGCAGGAGGGGGACGAGGCGGCCTTCGCCGTCGCGTACCGGATCGTGCAGCCCGGACTGCTCGGGTATCTGCGGGGGCTGGTCGGCGACGAGGCGGAGGACGTGGCGTCGGACGCCTGGCTGGAGATCGCCCGGGACCTGGGGCGGTTCCGCGGGGACGGGGCGGGGTTCCGAGGCTGGACCGCGACCATCGCCCGGCACCGGGCCCTCGACCATCTGCGGCGGCTGAAGGTGCGGCCGCGGGCGTCCGCGCTGGAACACGACATGCTCGACCTGCCCGGCCCGCACAGCACGCACGACCAGGCCCTGGAGTCCCTCTCCACGGAGTACGCGCTCGAACTCGTCTCGAGTCTCCCGCGTGACCAGGCCGAGGCCGTACTGCTGCGAGTCGTCGTCGGCCTCGACGGCCCCGCCGCCGCGCGCGTCCTCGGCAAACGCCCCGGCGCGGTACGCACCGCCGCGCACCGGGGCCTGAAGCGCCTCGCGAGCCGGCTCGGCGCGGAGGGTGTGACGGATGACGGGCCCAGCACGCTGGGGGAGTCGAGATGA
- a CDS encoding FG-GAP-like repeat-containing protein, whose translation MGYLSRRTTHAYKPLSLKRRAWLTIGAVVLGGAGAVTYAVANPSTDPAVDAARSKRPVKVHELTMTSDGSDRREVERTSTEQFSLLGVTWTGAKTELDGTAQVRTRDLATGEWTGWQNLDLEPHPVDKAEPGAKDARGASDPLWVGPSDGVEARVVAADGSSSSPLPKGLEVSLVDPGVTSAEAKNKALGTTTGTSLENAAFVAEDPTDSPTPTDPASGSPSPTDSTGTEPTTSAPASPTESTSESPSESASPTPDPVPSPPPSTVAQPTIVSRAQWGADESTVKDPPEYIDKVSAVFVHHTVGTNDYSCAESPALVRGIMAYHVQSEGWNDLGYNFLVDKCGRIFEGRGGGIDLPVRGAHTYGFNGDSAGVAVLGDFEGAAATSTTPAKAAGRPSRAALESVARVAAWKLGQYGGNPSGQVTLTAAADTGVWKAGEQATLNTISGHRDGFATACPGKNLYSKLSEIRRYASSPGKNAAIPTADFNRDGISDAVAATPKQGSGWLTLVPGGVNGPVSASKVKLNQGSAGVPGAAESGDQWGTATAWGDINADGYADLAIGAPGEDDTTGHADRGAVTILYGPKFDTGADTMALGDDYEPAGARFGATVAVGDFNADGKADVFTAATGTGGNWAARFNDGHEVAGDLTTVSGALSYADAATGDFNRDGYADVALNYRDASGVGKVTWFKGSKSLGLSKVSTLSVKGGRSIAAGDVNGNGYDDIVIGQPYATESGAISGGQVTMVPGTSTGFTTTGMTKITQDTAGVAGANESGDALGTSVSVGDFNADGYADVLTGAPNEDITRTTNRANAGAVWLFKGASSGLTGTGSLSYSQDTTGIPGSTEKDDKLGSSVSLTDFSGHGRAHLLIGAEGEDAGNGTLLYLPTTASGVSVAKSAYYGVTQLTTPTAARLGQFLTP comes from the coding sequence GTGGGGTATTTGAGTCGCCGGACGACCCATGCGTACAAGCCGCTGAGTCTGAAGCGGAGGGCGTGGCTGACGATAGGGGCCGTGGTGCTGGGCGGGGCGGGCGCCGTGACGTACGCCGTCGCGAACCCGAGCACGGACCCGGCCGTGGACGCCGCGCGCAGCAAGCGGCCCGTGAAGGTGCACGAGCTCACGATGACGAGCGACGGCTCGGACCGGCGCGAGGTCGAGCGGACGAGCACCGAGCAGTTCTCGCTGCTCGGCGTCACCTGGACCGGCGCGAAGACCGAGCTGGACGGCACCGCCCAGGTACGCACCCGCGACCTGGCGACGGGCGAGTGGACCGGCTGGCAGAACCTGGATCTGGAGCCGCACCCGGTCGACAAGGCCGAGCCGGGCGCCAAGGATGCCCGTGGCGCCTCCGATCCGCTGTGGGTCGGCCCGAGCGACGGTGTCGAGGCGCGGGTCGTGGCGGCCGACGGTTCGTCGAGTTCGCCGCTGCCCAAGGGCCTTGAGGTCAGCCTGGTCGACCCGGGTGTGACCTCGGCCGAGGCGAAGAACAAGGCACTGGGCACGACGACCGGCACCTCCCTGGAGAACGCCGCCTTCGTCGCCGAGGACCCGACCGACTCCCCGACGCCGACCGACCCGGCCTCGGGCTCCCCGTCGCCGACGGACTCCACCGGCACGGAGCCCACGACCAGCGCCCCTGCGTCGCCCACCGAGAGCACGTCGGAGAGCCCGTCGGAGTCCGCTTCCCCGACCCCCGACCCGGTGCCGTCCCCGCCGCCGTCCACCGTGGCGCAGCCGACGATCGTCTCCCGTGCCCAGTGGGGCGCCGACGAGTCGACGGTCAAGGACCCGCCGGAGTACATCGACAAGGTCAGCGCGGTCTTCGTGCACCACACGGTCGGCACGAACGACTACAGCTGCGCGGAGTCCCCGGCGCTGGTGCGCGGCATCATGGCGTACCACGTGCAGAGCGAGGGGTGGAACGACCTCGGCTACAACTTCCTGGTCGACAAGTGCGGCCGGATCTTCGAGGGCCGCGGCGGCGGCATCGACCTGCCGGTGCGCGGCGCGCACACGTACGGCTTCAACGGCGACTCGGCGGGCGTCGCCGTCCTCGGTGACTTCGAGGGCGCTGCCGCCACCTCCACCACTCCGGCGAAGGCCGCGGGCAGGCCGAGCCGCGCCGCCCTGGAGTCCGTGGCGCGCGTCGCCGCGTGGAAGCTGGGCCAGTACGGGGGCAACCCGAGCGGCCAGGTCACACTGACCGCCGCCGCCGACACGGGTGTGTGGAAGGCGGGCGAGCAGGCCACGCTGAACACGATCTCCGGCCACCGCGACGGCTTCGCCACGGCGTGCCCCGGCAAGAACCTGTACTCGAAGCTGAGCGAGATCCGCCGGTACGCCTCCAGCCCCGGCAAGAACGCCGCGATCCCCACGGCCGACTTCAACCGGGACGGCATCAGCGACGCCGTCGCCGCCACGCCCAAGCAGGGCAGCGGCTGGCTCACGCTCGTGCCGGGCGGTGTCAACGGCCCCGTCTCCGCCTCGAAGGTGAAGCTCAACCAGGGCAGCGCCGGTGTTCCGGGTGCCGCCGAGTCCGGCGACCAGTGGGGCACGGCCACGGCCTGGGGCGACATCAACGCCGACGGCTACGCGGACCTCGCGATCGGCGCGCCCGGCGAGGACGACACGACCGGCCACGCGGACCGCGGCGCGGTGACGATCCTGTACGGCCCGAAGTTCGACACCGGTGCCGACACCATGGCGCTGGGCGACGACTACGAGCCGGCCGGCGCACGGTTCGGTGCGACGGTCGCGGTCGGCGACTTCAACGCCGACGGCAAGGCCGACGTCTTCACGGCGGCCACCGGCACGGGCGGCAACTGGGCGGCCCGCTTCAACGACGGCCACGAGGTCGCGGGCGACCTCACCACCGTCTCCGGCGCCCTCTCGTACGCGGATGCCGCGACCGGTGACTTCAACCGGGACGGCTACGCGGACGTGGCGCTCAACTACCGCGACGCGTCCGGAGTCGGCAAGGTCACCTGGTTCAAGGGCTCGAAGTCACTGGGCCTGTCGAAGGTTTCGACACTCTCCGTGAAGGGCGGGCGCTCCATCGCCGCGGGCGACGTGAACGGCAACGGCTACGACGACATCGTCATCGGCCAGCCGTACGCCACCGAGTCCGGAGCGATCTCCGGCGGCCAGGTCACCATGGTTCCGGGCACGTCGACCGGCTTCACCACGACCGGGATGACGAAGATCACCCAGGACACCGCGGGGGTCGCGGGCGCCAACGAGTCCGGCGACGCGCTGGGCACGTCGGTCTCCGTGGGCGACTTCAACGCCGACGGTTACGCGGACGTCCTGACCGGCGCCCCGAACGAGGACATCACCCGCACCACCAACCGCGCCAACGCGGGTGCGGTCTGGCTCTTCAAGGGTGCCTCCTCGGGCCTCACCGGCACCGGTTCGCTGTCCTACTCCCAGGACACGACGGGCATCCCCGGCTCCACGGAGAAGGACGACAAGCTGGGTTCGTCCGTCTCGCTGACGGACTTCTCCGGCCATGGCCGCGCCCATCTGCTGATCGGCGCGGAGGGCGAGGACGCGGGCAACGGC